The Fusarium musae strain F31 chromosome 10, whole genome shotgun sequence genome window below encodes:
- a CDS encoding hypothetical protein (EggNog:ENOG41): MLGFGKKREADASDESPHDEVHTPQDDIPQRPWMETALPVFACGAGLFSDGYINNVIGSVNTTLKRQYGDVYANSNAFKYVSDIAFAGTVVGQLVFGFLADHWSRTNTLMVSTVILIIFTALAAGSYWHGQAIGMFNMLTAWRFFVGIGIGGEYPAGSVGCAESSGQMKKGTRNRWFILFTNSMIDFGFVIGAFVPYVVAAACHNGHYSTIWRTSLGIGVVFPLVLFVLRLRLKEPEEFAKESMRRQTPYSLVLRYYWFRLLCVSLVWFLYNFSSYAFGIYSSSILAGIYGDGANLTTVFGWNTVINMFYLPGTLIGAFVSDWIGPRYTLILGVTLQALVGFIMAGVYDKISTQIAAFAVVFGIFQALGELGPGNNIGLLAAKTCATGVRGRYYGIAAAVGKIGAFVGTYVFPYIQAAGGNKTESAQYPFWVSSSLCILSALIVFFCIPHVGQDTITVEDQKFREYLQANGYDTAQMGFDSVGIEGGEVNVTKTDEK, translated from the exons ATGCTGGGGTTCGGGAAGAAACGCGAGGCCGATGCCTCTGATGAATCCCCTCATGATGAAGTGCACACGCCTCAAGACGACATCCCTCAAAGGCCATGGATGGAGACCGCCCTCCCTGTTTTTGCCTGCGGTGCTGGTCTTTTCTCAGATGGCTACATCAACAAC GTCATTGGTTCCGTCAACACCACCTTGAAACGACAATACGGAGATGTCTATGCCAACTCAAATGCCTTCAAATACGTCTCTGACATCGCATTCGCTGGAACAGTCGTTGGCCAGCTTGTCTTTGGTTTCCTTGCCGATCATTGGTCGCGAACCAATACTCTCATGGTCTCAActgtcattctcatcatttTCACTGCTCTGGCAGCTGGATCTTACTGGCATGGACAAGCGATCGGAATGTTCAACATGCTGACCGCTTGGCGATTCTTCGTCGGCATCGGTATCGGAG GTGAATATCCAGCTGGTAGTGTCGGATGTGCCGAATCCAGCGGTCAGATGAAGAAAGGAACCAGAAACCGTtggttcatcctcttcacaAACTCAATGATCGATTTTGGCTTCGTCATTGGTGCTTTCGTCCCTT acgttgttgctgctgcatgCCACAACGGCCATTACAGCACTATCTGGAGAACCAGTCTCGGCATTGGTGTTGTCTTCCCTCTTGTCCTGTTTGTCCTCCGACTTCGACTGAAGGAGCCCGAGGAGTTCGCCAAAGAGTCGATGAGGCGCCAGACACCATACTCGCTGGTTTTGCGCTACTACTGGTTCCGTCTCCTCTGTGTCAGCCTGGTTTGGTTCCTCTACAAC TTCTCCTCTTACGCCTTTGGTATCTACTCCTCCTCGATTCTTGCCGGTATCTATGGCGATGGTGCAAACCTGACCACTGTCTTTGGCTGGAACACCGTCATCAACATGTTCTATCTGCCAGGTACTCTTATTGGTGCATTTGTCAGTGACTGGATCGGCCCTCGATACACTCTCATTCTCGGTGTTACTCTCCAAGCCCTCGTCGGCTTCATTATGGCCGGTGTCTATGACAAGATCTCCACCCAGATTGCGGCTTTTGCCGTCGTATTTGGAATCTTCCAAGCTCTTGGTGAACTCGGCCCCGGAAACAATATCGGTCTTCTCGCTGCAAAGACTTGTGCTACTGGTGTCCGTGGCCGTTACTACGGTATCGCTGCTGCCGTTGGCAAGATTGGTGCTTTCGTCGGTACCTATGTGTTTCCCTACATCCAGGCCGCTGGAGGAAACAAGACCGAGTCGGCCCAGTACCCTTTCTGGGTCTCATCCAGTCTCTGCATCCTCTCAGCTCTCATCGTGTTCTTCTGCATCCCCCATGTTGGACAAGACACCATCACCGTCGAAGATCAAAAGTTCCGCGAATACCTCCAGGCCAATGGATACGATACTGCGCAGATGGGCTTTGACTCTGTTGGTATTGAGGGCGGAGAAGTGAATGTCACAAAAACAGACGAGAAGTGA
- a CDS encoding hypothetical protein (EggNog:ENOG41), producing the protein MAAGSRAQSAGLAFHEQIKAMVEASKASLPPMPILTKPLDLQQLESKIDELHLQLEGLDSDDEDSEAQRQAKQETLVALSSELRPLKTDWDRTCRDAHVAYRSQDEMKANSLMNNILNCYKHFGLPLNGNMGVDTSALGLPGDSPADADPDTPRRPRMRMKRGGAVLTPDRNGVFESETRSKRKRAPSSAISHKRPRIQGNRNSIHFNAVYQNKRAAKKHTIIRVPENEDQDPVRPPKFYILRCENHDIDFNDNPLQSGLAHLTQAHQHENPSFETVVQLFGYELIGCDDEKLIQNNKVANEAFQKGQKGARDFIRVTDSPTPKTSRKNKNSSNALKKGRSSRKSRNTINPRDLVPGDVYIIYWSQSKQWYCGLLIPLQDPESVGIEESFEALGLLNNIPPCYEYDSSSKSFSWAEGYEDGGEDASEQHFPFMFFEGLDFPHMCHVAWIPLDEIQPWDEEKALMIEHSDQAFEYLKQRKAAQRPKRLGPNDEIPDSADDNSTSDLAPRSPVAESSTDFQPAQNAEAVTPNTAPEADEADKAEDADVTGQTDETLKVAEGAPEEEQGILPEPEEEQETQLEPEEAQSAQLETEESKDPELESEEVRDILPEPEGLQNDSTLASGEVHNDATLESGEVQKDTQMEVEDSQDTRQEPEQVAESPVQPDIVEDEDITMSSEESPPESAAQQETADSEDIVMETPEDSNPELPQQNDSQSGREDQEIILDTQEDPAENVSSTKEPEEVTAERGEESSSHEAREERLPSVDLADLLTAGEDLEFQFSQSEQRELDQGPTPKPAHGTVNPSSAANDVVSTKQEESLPASPTPETASVARTENDYGDETREASQPQRSSVATESSNDETPRPRLSYAEMGRASSLSEGVPSDVVESRPQIQPASRRARSGTPNRNALAAQSRMSSLSMSPVVSRPPAMSPPVTIPFSPTAPSASTPLQLPMISQPPLSSQSSAIRSPTSQRPPSGLQHSVSSWPPDNSWASATPQRLGPSQSSALARRPALSQSMTTSQPPPSSQPLAARPSTLSRTSSLSQPSTSGQPFRAPIAQMGPASQVAMSPGPAVSNGEQPHNARSTPQVLAPPRHSEVESPLPEDAQSRSEVLRHPHAAQHKASAQALGNAPRPKELPRAIKPKAPSKPSVEIVLLNRQAVDQARSQSMTTGQQAAATSPTQLPAAHERHSEPAQATPTPPVTSATRPIAPAPRRPLPQERPSPRPSASPVKRREAPKDLPPQKQAPRLSSQPPSGAENTPAAQPERLAQVPSGQPLARYASRPASPAHQNSPRLPPMNVPLEGHYIPNNILAQQQASLSRPGSSGHVGPQPMPSPRLTAGSISRPGSASQMHIRSQAMPSPHQLAAEVQRPQSSFQGHPGSQPMYSPRQVPGEIPHHNHRPVPSPRRPYAVPVQPPPSPHQPFSHFPHRSPEMQSNGYVSQRHASTGTLSPQSPTAENQLPPIRLPNISRPRSEAHAGSNMISPPQTAVGARPGHYTGHQQPTPPIMQSPRLSAAEISRPHTASNMHPPLATMSPVLGHTEPRRPNSSYSRTMPFHAPLPTMQPNYSGTGYQSSAPSAHQYAQPNRPQGHLRRHSESACQPQLQQYALAGSPQIANSTPRSYQSHELDQGPRRNPALDPFLSELSPSVRKALLEQVGAERPDLVPYDFRINQNRYRCPFCKESTLEPIALVNHIKMSCPMLEEKYKQDKIEQGFEANRGKRVKPAKRKSQMAQAAKNARVRS; encoded by the exons ATGGCGGCAGGCTCTCGGGCCCAATCAGCTGGATTGGCCTTTCATGAACAGATTAAGGCCATGGTGGAAGCCAGTAAAGCCAGTTTGCCCCCCATGCCGATACTGACCAAACCTCTTGACCTGCAACAACTGGAGTCGAAAATCGACGAGCTGCATCTCCAACTTGAGGGACTCGActcggatgacgaggacaGCGAGGCCCAGCGCCAAGCAAAACAAGAGACGTTGGTAGCTCTGTCGAGTGAGTTAAGACCGCTTAAGACGGACTGGGACCGCACGTGCAGGGATGCTCATGTGGCGTACCGCTCCCAAGACGAGATGAAAGCAAATTCTCTCATGAACAACATCTTGAACTGTTATAAACATTTCGGCCTCCCCCTCAACGGCAACATGGGCGTCGACACTTCGGCCCTAGGTCTCCCTGGAGATTCGCCTGCTGATGCCGATCCGGACACACCGCGCAGGCCGCGAATGCGAATGAAGAGGGGAGGGGCGGTGCTCACCCCAGATCGTAATGGGGTTTTTGAG TCCGAGACGCGtagcaagaggaagagagccCCCAGCTCCGCCATTTCTCACAAGCGACCGCGCATTCAAGGCAACAGAAATTCCATACATTTCAATGCCGTCTACCAAAACAAACGCGCCGCCAAGAAGCACACCATTATCCGGGTCCCCGAGAATGAGGATCAAGATCCTGTGCGCCCGCCCAAGTTTTACATCTTGCGATGTGAGAATCACGACATCGACTTCAACGACAATCCATTACAGTCAGGTTTGGCTCATTTAACTCAAGCCCACCAGCATGAGAACCCTTCATTTGAGACCGTTGTCCAGCTCTTTGGTTATGAGCTTATTGGCTGCGACGATGAAAAACTCATTCAAAACAACAAAGTCGCCAACGAGGCCTTTCAAAAAGGCCAAAAAGGAGCGCGAGACTTTATTCGCGTCACTGATTCGCCTACACCCAAAACATCGCGCAAGAACAAAAACTCCAGCAACGCCTTGAAAAAGGGCAGGTCAAGTCGCAAGTCTCGAAACACCATCAATCCTCGCGACTTGGTTCCTGGAGATGTCTACATCATCTACTGGTCCCAGTCAAAACAGTGGTATTGCGGTCTGCTTATCCCTTTGCAAGATCCCGAATCCGTTGGGATAGAAGAGTCATTCGAGGCTTTAGGGCTACTTAACAACATACCGCCGTGTTATGAGTACGACAGCTCCAGCAAGTCATTCTCCTGGGCAGAGGGTTatgaagatggaggggaGGACGCTTCGGAACAGCACTTTCCGTTCATGTTCTTCGAGGGACTTGATTTTCCTCACATGTGCCATGTTGCTTGGATCCCTCTCGACGAAATCCAACCTtgggatgaggagaaggcgTTGATGATTGAGCATAGCGATCAGGCTTTTGAATATCTCAAGCAGCGGAAGGCGGCTCAACGGCCCAAGCGGTTAGGGCCAAATGATGAGATACCAGACTCGGCTGATGATA ACTCCACGTCGGACCTTGCTCCTCGGTCACCAGTTGCAGAGTCCTCAACAGATTTCCAACCTGCTCAGAACGCTGAGGCCGTTACACCTAACACAGCCCCGGAAGCTGACGAGGCTGACAAGGCTGAAGACGCAGATGTGACTGGGCAGACTGACGAAACACTGAAGGTCGCCGAAGGAGCGCCGGAAGAGGAGCAGGGCATTCTACCAGAGCCTGAAGAAGAGCAGGAGACTCAACTCGAGCCTGAAGAAGCACAGAGCGCCCAGCTGGAGACCGAAGAATCGAAGGACCCCGAATTGGAATCTGAAGAAGTTCGGGATATTCTACCAGAGCCTGAAGGATTACAGAATGACTCGACACTGGCATCTGGAGAGGTACATAATGACGCCACGCTGGAATCCGGAGAAGTGCAGAAGGATACCCAaatggaagttgaagattcACAGGACACTAGACAAGAACCTGAGCAAGTCGCCGAGTCACCCGTACAGCCCGATATagtcgaagacgaagataTCACCATGAGTTCAGAGGAAAGCCCTCCCGAGAGCGCTGCTCAACAGGAAACCGCGGACAGCGAGGATATTGTAATGGAAACTCCAGAAGATTCAAATCCAGAACTTCCGCAGCAGAATGACTCTCAATCTGGTAGGGAAGATCAGGAGATTATCCTTGATACTCAGGAAGACCCAGCCGAAAACGTCTCATCCACGAAGGAACCGGAAGAAGTCACTGCGGAACGAGGGGAGGAAAGCTCATCACAcgaagcaagagaagaaCGTTTACCCAGTGTCGATTTAGCGGATCTCCTAACTGCCGGCGAGGATCTCGAGTTCCAGTTTTCGCAGTCTGAACAGAGAGAACTAGATCAAGGGCCGACGCCTAAACCTGCCCACGGGACAGTTAATCCTTCAAGCGCGGCAAACGACGTTGTCAGCAcgaaacaagaagaaagctTGCCTGCCTCGCCTACACCCGAGACTGCCAGTGTTGCTCGTACGGAAAATGACTATGGGGATGAGACACGGGAGGCCAGCCAACCTCAGCGCTCTTCTGTCGCTACGGAATCTTCGAACGATGAAACTCCGCGGCCGCGCCTCTCGTACGCTGAAATGGGTCGGGCTTCTTCCCTATCAGAGGGCGTTCCAAGTGACGTCGTTGAGTCACGGCCGCAAATTCAACCTGCTTCGAGACGGGCTCGTTCAGGGACACCGAATCGCAACGCACTCGCTGCGCAATCACGAATGTCATCGTTATCAATGTCACCTGTTGTATCTCGGCCGCCTGCAATGTCACCGCCAGTGACAATACCGTTCTCGCCTACAGCGCCATCTGCCTCGACGCCTTTACAGTTGCCAATGATATCGCAGCCTCCGCTTTCTTCTCAGTCATCAGCAATACGGTCACCAACATCGCAACGCCCGCCTTCAGGGTTACAGCACTCAGTCTCGTCATGGCCGCCGGATAACTCATGGGCATCGGCGACACCACAGCGATTAGGACCATCACAATCATCTGCTCTTGCGCGTCGGCCTGCACTATCTCAGTCAATGACAACTTCACAACCACCGCCATCATCACAGCCTCTAGCGGCCAGGCCCTCAACATTATCCCGCACATCTTCACTATCTCAACCATCGACTTCAGGGCAACCGTTCCGTGCCCCAATAGCGCAAATGGGGCCTGCATCGCAAGTAGCAATGTCTCCTGGACCCGCTGTGTCTAACGGCGAGCAGCCACACAACGCACGGTCGACACCGCAGGTTCTAGCACCTCCCCGCCACTCAGAAGTAGAGAGTCCACTACCAGAAGATGCTCAGAGTCGGTCTGAAGTCTTGAGGCATCCCCATGCAGCTCAGCACAAGGCGTCTGCGCAGGCTTTGGGAAATGCTCCCCGGCCTAAGGAACTTCCACGTGCGATAAAGCCCAAGGCACCATCCAAGCCTTCAGTTGAGATTGTCTTGCTTAACCGGCAAGCAGTCGATCAAGCGCGGTCACAGTCCATGACAACTGGACagcaagcagcagcaaccagTCCTACACAGTTGCCGGCAGCTCATGAAAGACATTCAGAACCTGCACAGGCAACGCCAACGCCGCCAGTTACGTCTGCTACAAGACCTATAGCCCCAGCTCCGCGCCGCCCGCTACCTCAGGAGAGACCGTCACCTAGACCTTCTGCTTCACCAGTAAAGAGGCGCGAAGCCCCCAAAGACTTGCCGCCACAAAAACAGGCTCCCAGGCTTTCTTCACAGCCTCCTTCTGGGGCCGAGAATACCCCAGCAGCTCAGCCAGAGCGACTAGCACAAGTACCATCAGGTCAGCCACTTGCTAGATATGCTTCTCGACCTGCTTCGCCGGCACACCAAAACTCACCCCGCTTACCGCCCATGAATGTCCCTCTAGAAGGACACTATATCCCCAATAATATTTTAGCCCAACAGCAGGCATCTCTATCGAGACCTGGATCTTCGGGACATGTTGGGCCCCAGCCTATGCCTTCTCCTCGTCTGACTGCTGGATCTATATCGCGACCCGGCTCTGCATCCCAAATGCACATTAGATCACAGGCCATGCCTTCTCCCCATCAACTGGCGGCAGAAGTTCAGCGACCTCAGTCCAGTTTCCAAGGGCATCCTGGGTCGCAGCCGATGTACTCTCCCCGACAAGTTCCTGGTGAAATTCCTCATCATAATCATCGTCCTGTTCCATCACCGCGGCGTCCCTATGCTGTTCCAGTGCAGCCGCCGCCGTCGCCTCACCAACCTTTTAGTCATTTCCCCCATCGAAGCCCCGAGATGCAGAGCAATGGTTATGTTTCCCAGCGTCATGCATCAACTGGAACCTTGTCGCCACAGTCGCCAACAGCAGAAAATCAATTGCCACCTATTCGATTACCAAACATCTCTCGTCCTCGATCTGAAGCCCACGCAGGTTCTAACATGATCTCGCCGCCACAGACCGCTGTGGGGGCTCGACCAGGACACTATACGGGACATCAACAGCCTACGCCACCTATTATGCAATCACCGCGTCTATCTGCGGCCGAAATCTCTAGACCGCACACGGCAAGCAACATGCACCCTCCCCTGGCCACGATGTCACCAGTCCTAGGGCACACAGAACCGCGAAGGCCAAACTCGAGCTACTCTCGAACCATGCCTTTTCACGCCCCCTTGCCCACCATGCAGCCCAACTATTCGGGCACTGGCTACCAGTCATCCGCACCATCTGCACACCAGTACGCCCAGCCTAATCGTCCTCAAGGACACCTTCGACGACATTCCGAAAGCGCGTGTCAGCCCCAACTCCAGCAGTATGCACTCGCAGGCAGCCCCCAGATAGCAAACTCTACGCCACGGTCCTATCAGTCCCATGAGCTGGATCAGGGCCCGAGACGCAATCCGGCCCTAGATCCCTTCCTTTCTGAGCTCTCTCCTAGTGTTCGCAAAGCACTTCTAGAGCAAGTTGGAGCAGAAAGACCCGATCTTGTCCCCTACGACTTTCGCATCAACCAAAACAGGTATCGATGCCCCTTTTGCAAGGAATCGACTCTGGAACCGATAGCGCTTGTCAATCACATCAAGATGAGCTGCCCAatgctggaggagaagtACAAACAGGACAAGATTGAGCAGGGTTTTGAAGCGAATAGGGGCAAGCGAGTCAAACCAGCTAAGAGAAAGAGTCAGATGGcccaagcagccaagaatGCCCGAGTTCGGAGTTAA